TCAACATAACTCAACTTAAGGTATGCCTATTTGTTAATACGTATCAGTTTCATCATAATTGATACTTCTCGGTCTCTATTTTTATGTAGACCATTGATTTTTGCAGAATATACTACTTAGCTGCTTCAACCCACACGAGCCCGACAATATAGCAAGAGAAGCCAACGAAGAGCTCAGCAAACCACAAGCTATTGCAGAGTCTAGCCATGTTTACCAATCTATCCCTTCTGGTGAACACATTCAAAAAGACGTTGCCTCCGAGCTGGTGTTTGGTACTCAAAGTTTATCTTCCGCTTTTCCACCTCGACAGGTAATATATATCATCTTTCTCTCTTAATAACATAATGTCACTttacgtttaaaaaaaatatcgtaGTTGTTTGTTCTGTATACCTTACGCACCACGCAAAACCAATTttacttgtcttttttttattagactGATGGAGGATTCGAGGCATTGAGTAAGAACTTCAAGCAGTGCGAGATATGGAATGGTCCTCAAGGAAACAACAATCAAGAAGATCAAATTGTTAAT
The sequence above is drawn from the Brassica napus cultivar Da-Ae chromosome A8, Da-Ae, whole genome shotgun sequence genome and encodes:
- the LOC106383205 gene encoding uncharacterized protein LOC106383205 translates to MTTETESSHLTQSSSPLPPQPQNPVDHLRCNDSSTEGLQNDGMNNKGLQILPSDDFYSCIVFNITQLKNILLSCFNPHEPDNIAREANEELSKPQAIAESSHVYQSIPSGEHIQKDVASELVFGTQSLSSAFPPRQTDGGFEALSKNFKQCEIWNGPQGNNNQEDQIVNTIEGYAYMIPRKPFDPIGRPFNPFGPIERPIPRLPSSFELADLGFA